One genomic region from Spirulina subsalsa PCC 9445 encodes:
- a CDS encoding photosystem II protein, Psb35-related, whose protein sequence is MAILLAVLIVGWVAAAVLGTQAYFRGEQSKPIHQRNWNSSAFDTLAKSFTGRDTDYGDRTPAYSLDAYAVRVRVDS, encoded by the coding sequence ATGGCAATTTTATTAGCCGTCTTAATCGTGGGTTGGGTCGCCGCCGCCGTTTTAGGGACTCAAGCTTACTTCCGAGGGGAACAAAGCAAACCCATCCACCAACGGAATTGGAACTCTAGCGCCTTTGACACCTTAGCCAAATCCTTTACAGGTCGTGACACCGACTACGGCGATCGCACCCCCGCTTACAGTTTGGACGCTTACGCGGTGCGAGTGCGCGTAGACTCCTAA
- a CDS encoding hybrid sensor histidine kinase/response regulator: protein MDNLTPPRLNNPLSRILIVDDSLDHLQSLGNLLSEQGYHVEQAVSGEIALEILRDHVPHLILLDLMMPKREGYEVYHRLKDNPETADIPVIFLSREDELVDSQRTFAMGGVDYIAKPYHPVEVLVRVANQLKIQRLQRQLQHRNEQLQREIEEVIETQAELQRLNQQLEHQVAQRTLQLRDRNAKLLELQTQLEQSLITEQSLSTLKSQLINTISHQFRTPLTVISSSASLIRRMLPKTEQLDCEPFFQKIDQSVNNITQMLDDVITMAKINANDLKADPQPCNILTSCQNLMHHWQLPPHSLHQLRCVKEGNLPQWMCLDPILLQKLLIQLLSNAIRYSPQGGEIVLKLKGEPDIVHLSVQDCGIGIPSKEQDKIGELFYRASNANSIPGTPGTGLGLAIVKWIVEQHDGTLTIESECDRGTTITVSFPIVLNPTCGE from the coding sequence ATGGACAACCTCACACCCCCCAGACTCAATAATCCGTTGAGTCGCATTTTAATTGTGGATGATAGCCTAGATCATCTTCAGAGTTTAGGAAATTTGCTATCAGAACAAGGGTATCATGTTGAGCAGGCCGTGAGTGGGGAAATAGCCTTAGAAATCCTGCGGGATCATGTCCCCCATTTGATTTTATTAGACCTGATGATGCCTAAGCGGGAGGGTTACGAGGTTTATCATCGTCTCAAGGATAACCCAGAAACGGCAGATATTCCGGTAATTTTCCTCAGTCGGGAAGATGAACTGGTGGATTCCCAGCGAACGTTTGCGATGGGAGGGGTAGATTATATCGCTAAACCCTACCATCCGGTGGAAGTTTTGGTTAGGGTCGCCAATCAATTGAAGATTCAACGCTTACAACGACAATTACAGCACCGCAATGAGCAGTTACAACGGGAAATTGAGGAAGTGATCGAAACGCAAGCGGAATTACAGCGTTTAAATCAGCAGCTAGAACACCAAGTCGCTCAACGCACGTTACAACTGCGCGATCGCAATGCCAAACTCCTAGAACTACAAACCCAGTTAGAACAATCCCTGATCACTGAACAATCCCTCAGTACCTTAAAATCCCAACTGATTAACACTATCTCCCATCAATTCCGTACCCCTCTAACGGTGATTAGTTCTTCCGCCAGTTTAATTCGTCGGATGTTGCCGAAAACCGAACAACTGGACTGTGAACCGTTTTTTCAGAAAATTGATCAAAGCGTCAATAACATTACTCAAATGTTGGACGATGTGATCACTATGGCGAAAATTAACGCCAATGATCTTAAAGCGGATCCCCAACCTTGTAATATTCTGACCTCTTGTCAGAATTTAATGCACCATTGGCAACTCCCCCCCCACAGTCTCCATCAACTCCGTTGTGTCAAGGAGGGGAATTTACCCCAATGGATGTGTTTAGACCCTATTTTGCTGCAAAAACTGCTCATTCAACTGCTCTCCAATGCCATCCGCTATTCTCCCCAAGGGGGGGAGATTGTCCTGAAACTTAAGGGAGAACCGGATATCGTTCATTTATCGGTGCAGGATTGTGGGATTGGGATTCCCTCCAAGGAACAAGACAAAATCGGTGAGTTATTTTATCGCGCCAGTAATGCCAACTCTATTCCCGGAACTCCTGGCACAGGTTTAGGATTAGCGATTGTTAAGTGGATTGTCGAACAACATGATGGCACTTTGACTATTGAAAGTGAATGCGATCGCGGAACGACTATCACGGTTAGTTTCCCCATTGTCCTTAATCCCACTTGTGGGGAATAA
- a CDS encoding J domain-containing protein — MLEAQTVNQFAQKRMISAQTRLATTYYGWLGVDPCASPVEIRRAYRELSKQYHPDTTELPGDVATQKFQQLNEAYATLSSPERRMLYDAKIGYSRVNVLQAPPDLDTASSSPWSGSAYLDPHDRPLSSGEIFALFILGVTFLACLLLAIALGLTQGDSTLVSPEIGQIRPQPFVCFLFLSS, encoded by the coding sequence ATGCTGGAGGCGCAAACAGTGAATCAATTTGCCCAAAAACGGATGATTTCGGCTCAAACACGATTAGCCACGACTTATTATGGTTGGCTGGGGGTGGATCCTTGCGCCTCTCCGGTGGAAATTCGCCGCGCTTATCGGGAGTTGAGCAAACAATATCACCCGGATACAACGGAATTGCCGGGGGATGTGGCAACTCAGAAGTTCCAACAACTCAATGAGGCCTATGCGACTTTATCTAGCCCGGAGCGTCGGATGCTGTACGATGCTAAAATTGGGTATTCTCGGGTGAATGTCCTTCAGGCTCCCCCGGATTTGGATACGGCTTCGTCTTCCCCTTGGAGTGGTTCTGCTTATCTTGACCCTCATGATCGACCGCTTTCGTCAGGGGAAATCTTCGCTCTGTTTATCCTTGGGGTGACGTTTTTGGCCTGTTTGTTGTTGGCGATCGCACTCGGACTCACTCAGGGGGACTCTACCCTAGTCTCGCCAGAGATTGGCCAAATTCGCCCTCAACCCTTTGTCTGTTTCTTGTTCTTGTCTTCGTGA
- a CDS encoding SLBB domain-containing protein, producing the protein MLSLPVRGQIPTFTPLDLDLPTPEEAPLAPPPWDGGEPLEIAPPPVPPTLTPSAPPPNRPYTLGAGDRVRLDIFNIPEYSGEYPVLIDGTLNLPLIGTVPVADLTLQQAADLLSQRYAPYLTRPIVTLGLLRPRPVRLAIAGEVQRPGSYTVTVDEGRQFPTVTELIALAEGITLSADVRQVRIRRTYQGIEQTYTVDLWELLQAGELGQDIPLRDGDALIIPTAMAINPQELRQLADASFAPDAPSSIQIAIVGEVVRPGTHTLRVDAVGVLPSVTTAIKEAGGITTLANVRNIELRRTPRNGQEESIQVDLWELLQSGDLSQDVLLQPGDRIIVTQAPEIDSATIGTLTSATFSPNTVRVNVVGEVNRGGTLELPPNTPLNQAILAAGGFNNRARQSRVELVRLNPNGTVSRQEFAVDLTQGIDTENNPVLLNNDVVVVNRSFLARTTDTLTSVLAPVGGFVSFINFFRIFGFLN; encoded by the coding sequence GTGCTTTCCCTACCCGTCCGGGGGCAAATCCCGACGTTTACGCCTCTGGATTTAGACCTTCCCACCCCCGAGGAAGCCCCCCTTGCTCCCCCTCCTTGGGATGGAGGAGAGCCCTTGGAGATAGCCCCTCCCCCAGTACCCCCCACCCTGACCCCTTCCGCCCCGCCCCCGAATCGACCCTATACTCTCGGAGCAGGCGATCGCGTCCGCCTCGATATTTTCAACATACCGGAGTATAGTGGGGAGTATCCAGTATTAATTGATGGCACCCTCAACCTCCCCCTGATCGGCACTGTTCCCGTGGCTGACCTCACCCTCCAACAGGCCGCCGACCTTCTTTCTCAACGTTACGCTCCCTATTTAACCCGTCCCATCGTCACCCTCGGTTTACTGCGGCCCCGTCCCGTGCGGTTAGCCATTGCTGGAGAAGTACAACGACCGGGTTCCTATACCGTCACCGTTGATGAAGGCCGCCAGTTTCCCACGGTCACGGAATTAATCGCCCTCGCCGAAGGGATTACTCTCTCGGCCGATGTGCGCCAAGTGAGAATCCGCCGCACCTATCAGGGGATAGAACAGACCTACACGGTGGATCTTTGGGAACTCTTACAAGCGGGGGAATTAGGGCAAGATATTCCCCTGCGGGATGGGGATGCCTTAATTATCCCTACGGCTATGGCGATTAATCCCCAAGAATTGAGGCAACTGGCTGATGCGAGTTTTGCCCCCGATGCCCCCAGTTCCATTCAGATTGCGATTGTGGGGGAAGTGGTACGACCGGGAACCCATACCCTGCGCGTCGATGCGGTAGGAGTCCTCCCCAGCGTCACCACGGCGATTAAAGAAGCGGGAGGAATTACAACTCTGGCCAATGTGCGCAATATTGAACTCCGTCGTACCCCCCGCAATGGTCAAGAGGAAAGCATTCAGGTGGATTTATGGGAGTTACTGCAAAGCGGGGACTTGAGTCAGGATGTGTTGTTACAACCGGGCGATCGCATTATAGTCACCCAAGCCCCGGAAATTGACAGCGCCACCATTGGTACCCTCACCTCCGCCACCTTCTCCCCCAACACTGTGCGGGTCAATGTCGTGGGGGAAGTCAACCGAGGTGGCACCCTTGAATTACCCCCCAATACCCCCTTAAATCAAGCCATTTTAGCGGCCGGAGGGTTTAATAATCGAGCGCGTCAGAGTCGGGTGGAATTAGTGCGACTGAACCCCAACGGTACTGTTTCCCGCCAAGAGTTCGCGGTGGATTTAACTCAAGGCATTGATACAGAGAATAATCCGGTTCTGCTCAATAATGATGTGGTCGTGGTGAATCGTTCTTTCCTCGCCCGCACTACCGACACCCTGACCTCTGTTCTAGCGCCTGTGGGGGGGTTTGTCTCGTTTATCAACTTCTTCCGCATTTTCGGGTTCTTGAATTAA
- a CDS encoding substrate-binding domain-containing protein produces the protein MKRTTRTILLFFVVLGLVCCQTLNQWTGNPPPTLRIGLVTNNLQALFFNQMLEGAKQAAEDNNIELLIKNPNGDPQLQRDYIQEFVANQVDGIIVVSIESELLQAAITSAELANIPVIAVDGVLEHPGVVVQIGVDNIGGSRQMAGFFNHWAREQGLQAAQIGVIGAFESWTQNQRQQAFTERVTENQHQIVAVADGNNEKAIAKQAAEELLTNFPQLDAIFATGEPALISAIAQVRFQRQTDKTVIVGWDLSPAAIQGLKEGFVLGVVQQDPYQEGQQGVKVLMDLHQGKTVPSLMEIPIDIVTSETVSQYEGVYRWSWEDEGTGI, from the coding sequence ATGAAACGGACGACTCGAACTATTCTACTGTTTTTTGTTGTTCTCGGCTTAGTTTGTTGTCAAACCCTGAATCAATGGACGGGAAATCCCCCCCCAACGCTGAGAATCGGCTTAGTAACCAACAATTTACAGGCTTTATTTTTTAATCAAATGCTTGAAGGGGCTAAACAAGCAGCAGAGGATAATAATATTGAGTTGCTGATCAAAAATCCCAACGGAGATCCCCAACTGCAACGAGATTATATTCAAGAATTCGTGGCCAATCAGGTGGATGGGATTATTGTAGTCTCAATTGAATCAGAGTTACTCCAAGCCGCTATTACATCCGCAGAACTAGCAAATATCCCTGTCATTGCCGTGGATGGGGTTCTAGAACATCCGGGAGTCGTCGTTCAGATTGGGGTGGATAATATTGGAGGAAGCCGTCAAATGGCGGGATTTTTTAATCACTGGGCGAGAGAACAAGGTTTACAAGCGGCTCAAATCGGTGTGATTGGTGCTTTTGAATCTTGGACTCAAAACCAGAGGCAACAAGCCTTTACAGAGCGAGTCACGGAAAATCAGCATCAAATCGTCGCTGTGGCGGATGGCAACAATGAAAAGGCGATCGCCAAACAGGCCGCCGAAGAATTGTTAACCAATTTTCCTCAACTGGATGCTATTTTTGCTACAGGAGAGCCAGCGTTGATTAGTGCGATCGCCCAAGTCCGTTTTCAACGTCAAACAGACAAAACAGTAATTGTGGGGTGGGATCTCAGTCCGGCTGCAATTCAAGGCTTAAAAGAGGGTTTTGTGCTAGGTGTAGTCCAGCAAGACCCCTATCAGGAAGGACAGCAAGGGGTTAAAGTTTTAATGGATCTCCACCAAGGAAAAACCGTCCCCTCCTTAATGGAAATCCCCATTGATATTGTCACATCAGAAACAGTGAGTCAATATGAGGGGGTTTATCGTTGGTCTTGGGAAGATGAAGGCACAGGCATTTAA
- a CDS encoding NAD-binding protein, translating to MNNPAWADKSTTHQQFLVIGLGSLGQHCVMALKEFGVRVVAVEIAPPSLWEFSQLPEVLDGFILGDSCQDDILQGAGIQETRAALIVTSNERVNAETALAIRQLNRETRLVVRSGKENLNQLLSETLGNFVAFEATELPAVAFAIAALGTDTLGFFNLEGQWLRVVKQQTSSTHPWCQTRQLEELNSRVRRVLLHGQGSHALTPPFYQWHPDQMIGDNDRIVYVETADQFLLQQRQKTASLAVGRANRLKRQRWSEFFAQLPSRFRVRTIRQSVAQSLGQFWQLSLGQQIRRVALLCGCIIGVLLVMGTFLFHRYYPETTFLTAFYGTAVLLLGGYADLFGEFSVIPNLPWWLQLFALSLTVIGTGFVGVLYALLTETLLSSKFQLIRQRPPIPSQNHVIVIGLGRIGKQVIQLLEAFQEPVVGIRLAGEDDPTILPHLPLITAPLAIALTQGNVTTAKSVVVATEDEMMNLEAALMVRSLNPQSHLAIRIYGQQLSQHLANLLPDAQVFCTYAVMAEAFAGAAFGEKILSLFRLHNQTILVTEYTIEPEDTLVHRLLATVAYGYGVVPLLHQKKGEEPCFMPSDEIRLQLGDRLIVLATIESLRRVELGHLMPPEWQVYLTSLRSPEAAFEGANLITRMTGYSLAEARSLMHHLPALLPCPLYHHQGQRLVRALRRCQVRAELRREIGN from the coding sequence ATGAATAATCCAGCTTGGGCAGATAAATCTACGACCCATCAACAGTTTTTAGTCATTGGTTTGGGCAGTTTGGGGCAACATTGTGTGATGGCCTTAAAGGAATTTGGGGTGCGTGTGGTAGCGGTGGAAATTGCTCCCCCCTCGCTGTGGGAATTTAGCCAATTGCCGGAGGTGTTGGATGGGTTCATTTTGGGGGATAGTTGCCAAGATGACATTCTACAAGGGGCTGGCATTCAGGAAACGAGGGCGGCGTTAATTGTGACGAGTAATGAACGAGTGAATGCGGAAACGGCTTTAGCCATTCGCCAACTGAATCGAGAAACTCGTTTAGTAGTTCGTTCAGGTAAGGAAAATCTCAATCAATTATTAAGTGAAACTCTAGGGAATTTTGTAGCCTTTGAAGCAACCGAATTGCCTGCTGTGGCTTTTGCGATCGCTGCACTGGGGACAGATACCTTGGGGTTTTTCAATCTAGAGGGACAATGGTTGCGGGTGGTGAAACAACAAACATCCTCAACTCATCCCTGGTGCCAGACTCGCCAACTGGAGGAATTGAACAGTCGGGTGCGTCGGGTGTTACTCCATGGTCAGGGTTCTCATGCTTTGACTCCCCCCTTTTATCAGTGGCACCCGGATCAAATGATTGGCGACAATGATCGGATTGTCTATGTGGAAACGGCAGATCAGTTTCTGTTGCAACAACGTCAAAAGACGGCTTCTTTGGCTGTAGGCCGGGCTAATCGTCTCAAACGACAACGCTGGTCTGAGTTTTTTGCTCAACTGCCGAGTCGATTCAGGGTGAGGACGATTCGACAATCTGTGGCTCAATCCCTAGGGCAGTTTTGGCAACTGAGTTTAGGGCAACAAATTCGCCGGGTGGCTTTGTTGTGTGGTTGTATTATCGGGGTTTTGTTGGTGATGGGAACGTTTTTATTTCATCGCTACTACCCAGAAACAACATTCCTCACGGCCTTTTATGGTACAGCAGTATTGTTGCTGGGAGGCTATGCGGATTTGTTTGGGGAGTTTAGTGTTATCCCGAATTTGCCTTGGTGGTTACAGTTGTTTGCTTTGAGTTTAACGGTGATCGGCACGGGTTTTGTTGGGGTGCTGTATGCCTTGCTGACGGAAACGTTGCTCTCTTCTAAGTTCCAATTGATTCGCCAACGCCCCCCGATTCCTAGCCAAAATCATGTGATTGTTATTGGTTTGGGGCGGATTGGCAAACAAGTGATCCAACTGCTGGAGGCGTTTCAAGAACCTGTGGTGGGGATTCGGTTAGCGGGGGAAGATGACCCAACGATTTTACCCCATTTGCCTTTAATTACGGCTCCGTTGGCGATCGCACTCACCCAAGGGAATGTCACCACGGCGAAAAGTGTAGTTGTGGCGACGGAAGATGAAATGATGAATCTAGAAGCGGCTTTGATGGTGCGATCGCTCAATCCTCAAAGTCATTTAGCCATCCGGATCTATGGTCAACAATTGAGTCAACATCTGGCTAATCTGCTCCCCGATGCCCAAGTTTTTTGCACCTATGCTGTGATGGCGGAAGCGTTTGCTGGGGCGGCTTTTGGGGAGAAGATTCTCAGTTTATTCCGCCTGCACAATCAAACGATTTTGGTCACAGAATACACCATAGAACCAGAAGATACCCTCGTTCATCGTTTACTGGCCACTGTGGCCTATGGGTATGGTGTGGTGCCGTTGCTGCATCAGAAAAAGGGTGAGGAACCTTGTTTTATGCCCAGTGACGAGATCCGTTTACAATTGGGCGATCGCCTTATTGTGTTGGCGACCATAGAAAGCTTGCGTCGGGTGGAATTAGGGCATTTAATGCCCCCGGAGTGGCAGGTTTACCTCACCAGTCTCCGCAGTCCGGAGGCGGCCTTTGAGGGGGCGAATTTAATCACCCGCATGACTGGATATTCTCTCGCTGAAGCGCGATCGCTGATGCACCATCTCCCCGCCCTCCTCCCTTGTCCCCTCTATCATCATCAAGGTCAGCGTTTAGTTCGTGCCTTGAGGCGTTGTCAAGTCCGGGCTGAGTTGAGAAGGGAGATCGGGAATTAA
- a CDS encoding DUF488 family protein, which translates to MKKLNLYTIGFTKKTAEQFFTTLQKAGVQRIIDTRLNNVSQLAGFAKRKDLEYFLKTIGNIEYTHILDLAPTQDILDQYKKQKGDWDTYETQFNALIKKRKIEQKVTPELLNQACLLCSEPEPHHCHRRLVAEYLEKQWGNVLIHHL; encoded by the coding sequence ATGAAAAAACTTAACTTGTATACCATTGGCTTTACCAAAAAAACAGCCGAACAATTTTTTACCACCTTGCAAAAAGCGGGGGTTCAACGCATCATAGACACCCGCTTAAATAATGTCTCCCAATTGGCTGGATTTGCTAAACGAAAAGACCTCGAATATTTCCTTAAAACCATTGGCAATATTGAATATACACACATCTTAGACCTTGCCCCAACCCAAGATATATTAGATCAATACAAAAAGCAAAAAGGAGACTGGGACACTTACGAAACTCAATTTAATGCCCTGATTAAAAAACGTAAAATTGAGCAAAAAGTGACCCCAGAATTGCTCAATCAGGCTTGTTTACTTTGTAGTGAACCCGAACCTCATCACTGTCACCGTCGCTTAGTTGCCGAGTATTTAGAAAAACAATGGGGCAATGTTTTAATTCATCATCTCTAG
- a CDS encoding type IV pilin-like G/H family protein translates to MTSVRSSFLSRLPSQGVLSWRKLLWLSSLVFLASCQLNVQIPPLDSGDRAQFFLKTVAKGQEGYYKANGEFATSLEKLSLNLNLDTPDYRYDLVSYGEPAESLIMTATAKQDGLESYAGVIYIQNNETEVNAVVNLCKTSTPSKTPPQLSPQPQPGQELKCPDGSVSVN, encoded by the coding sequence ATGACTTCTGTTCGATCTTCCTTCCTCTCCCGTCTCCCCTCTCAAGGGGTGCTGTCTTGGCGTAAACTGCTGTGGCTGAGTTCTTTGGTATTTTTAGCCAGTTGTCAGTTGAATGTCCAAATCCCCCCCCTCGATAGCGGCGATCGCGCTCAATTTTTTCTCAAAACAGTTGCCAAAGGTCAAGAAGGCTACTACAAAGCGAATGGAGAGTTTGCCACCTCCCTAGAAAAGCTTTCTCTCAACCTGAATCTTGATACTCCCGACTATCGTTATGATCTCGTCTCCTATGGAGAACCTGCCGAAAGTTTGATTATGACGGCAACGGCAAAACAGGACGGACTCGAAAGTTATGCCGGAGTCATTTATATCCAAAATAATGAAACTGAAGTTAACGCGGTGGTCAATTTGTGTAAAACTAGCACTCCTTCCAAGACTCCCCCCCAACTCTCTCCCCAACCTCAACCCGGTCAAGAGTTAAAATGTCCCGATGGATCCGTATCTGTGAATTGA
- a CDS encoding DnaJ C-terminal domain-containing protein codes for MASTDFKDYYAILGVGKTAGAEEIKKAFRKLALKYHPDRNPGDKAAEARFKEVSEAYEVLSDPEKRQKYDQFGQYWRQAGSQPGGGFGRSPVDFGGFDFGRYGSFEEFINDLLGGLGGNTNTRTRTYRSTNGRSTYQSPGGFGTGFNTTTQSTGGDREATIRLTFTEAFRGIQKRLNVGSEIIDVRIPPGAKPGSRVRVRGKGNMSAYSQQRGDLYLNVDLEPHNFFAFDGDNLVCEVPITPDEAVLGADIQVPTPDGLVTMKVPAGIRGGQTLRLRGKGWVSLKGGRTDQLVKIAIATPPNPTSVEREYYEKIRKSRTYNPRQHLKTVHL; via the coding sequence ATGGCCTCAACTGACTTCAAAGATTACTACGCCATTCTAGGAGTGGGTAAAACTGCCGGTGCTGAGGAAATTAAAAAGGCTTTTCGCAAATTAGCCTTAAAATATCATCCTGACCGGAATCCGGGAGATAAGGCCGCAGAAGCTCGCTTTAAGGAAGTCAGTGAAGCTTACGAGGTTCTCTCCGACCCAGAAAAACGGCAAAAATATGACCAATTTGGGCAATATTGGCGACAAGCAGGCTCTCAGCCGGGGGGGGGATTTGGTCGGAGTCCGGTGGATTTTGGGGGGTTTGATTTTGGGCGCTATGGCAGTTTTGAAGAGTTTATCAATGACTTGCTGGGAGGATTAGGGGGAAACACGAACACCCGCACCCGCACCTATCGCAGCACTAACGGACGCAGTACCTATCAAAGTCCGGGGGGGTTTGGGACGGGGTTTAATACGACCACCCAAAGCACAGGAGGCGATCGCGAGGCAACCATTCGTCTGACCTTCACCGAAGCATTCCGAGGCATTCAGAAGCGTCTCAATGTGGGATCGGAAATTATTGATGTGCGGATTCCCCCCGGTGCAAAACCCGGGAGTCGGGTGAGAGTACGCGGGAAAGGCAACATGAGCGCCTATTCTCAACAACGGGGAGATTTATATTTAAATGTTGACCTAGAACCCCATAATTTCTTCGCTTTTGACGGGGATAATTTAGTCTGTGAAGTGCCGATTACCCCCGATGAGGCAGTTTTAGGGGCAGATATTCAAGTTCCTACACCGGATGGTTTAGTCACCATGAAAGTTCCGGCTGGCATTCGGGGGGGTCAAACGCTACGCTTACGGGGTAAGGGATGGGTGAGTCTCAAAGGAGGACGGACAGATCAATTGGTGAAAATTGCGATCGCCACTCCCCCTAATCCTACCTCAGTTGAACGGGAATACTACGAGAAAATCCGCAAAAGTCGCACCTACAACCCCCGTCAACATTTAAAAACCGTTCATTTATGA
- a CDS encoding DUF3143 domain-containing protein, with product MALPTADTPLYNHPLPEIEQWLINLGCQQDPKELNCWYVERPTWKAELCLEIEELSVRYLNAGEGMKDIVRSFKYSLSRSDVEAAIFSGP from the coding sequence ATGGCTCTTCCCACTGCTGACACCCCACTCTACAATCACCCTCTCCCGGAAATTGAGCAATGGCTCATTAATTTGGGGTGTCAGCAAGATCCGAAAGAACTCAATTGTTGGTATGTGGAACGACCCACTTGGAAGGCTGAGTTATGTTTAGAAATTGAGGAATTATCGGTGCGTTATCTCAATGCCGGAGAGGGCATGAAAGATATTGTCCGTTCGTTTAAGTATTCTCTGAGTCGTTCGGATGTGGAAGCAGCGATTTTTTCGGGGCCTTGA
- a CDS encoding DUF488 family protein: METLYTLGHSNHSLETFIGLLQRHQIQAVADVRSHPYSRYLPHFNQNDLKNALKSHHLHYVFLGQELGARPKDLSCYNNGKALYQRIAQTELFQQGLQRLQTGLQTYRISLLCAEKDPITCHRTILVCRQIKQLNPHLNIQHILTNGDLESHTDLEKRLLQIQGFGHIFYPPNQPQQLSLFDALQPPPDPEKCLQEAYEKQGNKIAYIDPELA; encoded by the coding sequence ATGGAAACCCTGTATACCCTAGGACACTCAAACCACAGTTTAGAAACCTTCATTGGACTACTCCAGCGCCATCAGATTCAGGCCGTTGCTGACGTGCGATCGCACCCCTACAGTCGCTATCTTCCCCACTTCAACCAAAACGACCTTAAAAACGCCCTCAAATCCCATCACCTCCACTATGTTTTCCTCGGTCAAGAACTCGGAGCCCGACCCAAAGACCTAAGCTGCTACAATAACGGCAAAGCCCTTTATCAACGCATCGCTCAAACCGAACTGTTTCAGCAAGGCCTTCAACGCTTACAAACCGGATTACAGACCTATCGAATTAGTCTACTTTGTGCCGAAAAAGACCCCATCACCTGCCATAGAACTATCCTCGTTTGTCGGCAAATCAAACAATTAAACCCCCACCTCAACATACAACACATCTTAACCAACGGCGACCTAGAATCCCACACCGACCTAGAAAAACGCCTCCTGCAAATCCAAGGCTTTGGACACATCTTTTACCCCCCGAACCAACCCCAACAACTCTCCCTTTTTGATGCCTTACAACCCCCTCCTGACCCGGAGAAATGCCTGCAAGAAGCCTACGAAAAACAGGGAAATAAAATTGCCTACATTGACCCAGAACTTGCCTAG
- a CDS encoding fructosamine kinase family protein, which translates to MWNQIAEQISQTTGLPFSLETRRSVSGGCINQGYAIADGQRTYFVKINTASQVEMFAAEALGLKQMYETQSIRVPQPLTWGVAGNSSYIVMEWLEFGRGDHSSWEKMGQNLAAMHRYQRATRFGWDCNNTIGSTPQVNDWTENWAEFFTEHRIGFQLRLAKRRGGGFPDIGVVLDAVRECLEDWQPQPSLVHGDLWSGNAACTVQGEPVILDPATYWGDREVDIAMTELFGGFPAPFYRGYNQTWPLDVGYQQRKTLYNLYHILNHFNLFGGGYGSQANRMIQQIL; encoded by the coding sequence ATGTGGAATCAAATCGCCGAGCAAATTAGCCAAACCACCGGACTCCCTTTTTCTCTCGAAACTCGCCGTTCTGTCTCTGGAGGCTGTATTAATCAAGGATATGCGATCGCCGATGGTCAACGAACTTATTTTGTAAAGATCAATACCGCTTCTCAAGTGGAAATGTTTGCGGCCGAAGCCTTGGGACTCAAGCAAATGTATGAAACCCAAAGTATTCGGGTTCCCCAACCCCTGACTTGGGGAGTGGCAGGGAATTCTAGTTATATTGTGATGGAATGGCTAGAATTTGGGCGAGGGGATCACTCGTCTTGGGAAAAAATGGGGCAGAATTTGGCCGCTATGCACCGTTACCAAAGGGCGACAAGATTTGGCTGGGACTGTAACAATACGATTGGTTCTACCCCTCAAGTCAATGATTGGACTGAAAACTGGGCGGAATTTTTCACGGAACACCGTATAGGGTTTCAATTGCGTTTAGCCAAACGACGAGGGGGAGGGTTTCCTGATATTGGTGTGGTTCTAGATGCTGTGCGGGAGTGCCTAGAAGATTGGCAACCTCAGCCTTCCTTAGTCCATGGGGATTTATGGTCTGGGAATGCGGCTTGTACGGTGCAGGGTGAACCCGTTATCTTGGATCCGGCGACTTATTGGGGCGATCGCGAAGTTGATATTGCCATGACTGAACTCTTTGGAGGGTTTCCCGCACCTTTCTATCGCGGTTACAATCAGACCTGGCCCCTAGATGTAGGCTATCAACAACGCAAAACCCTATACAATCTCTATCACATCCTGAACCATTTTAATTTATTCGGTGGGGGCTACGGGTCCCAAGCCAATCGAATGATTCAACAGATTTTGTAG